The following proteins are co-located in the Gorilla gorilla gorilla isolate KB3781 chromosome 18, NHGRI_mGorGor1-v2.1_pri, whole genome shotgun sequence genome:
- the LOC129527721 gene encoding serine/arginine repetitive matrix protein 2-like isoform X6 gives MRVRWRCFWLLFWLLLGFISHQPTPVINTLADHHHRGTDFDESPWLHIIIEFPRSYEVVITLWTVYLWLSFLKTIFQSENGHDGSTDVQQRAWRSNRRRQEGIKIGLEDICPLRKQVETKVQAKIRKTKVIKKVNHHYKINGKRKTAKKQKMFQRAQELRRRAEDYHKCKIPPSARKPLCNWVRMAAAEHRHSSGLPHWPYLTVETLKSRMGHQPPPPTQQHSITDNSLSLKTPSECPLTPLPPSPPPSAPPSADDNLKTPPLATQEAEAEKTPKPERRRAADVQPTPERPRAADVQPSPKPERPRAAEMEPSSPEPERPRVADVEPPPKPERQRAADVQPSPKPERPRAADVQPTPKPERPRAADVQPPPKPERRRAADVEPSSPEPERPRVADVEPPPKPERPRAADVQPSPRGGGPLTCNQHRNPRGGGSLTCNHRRNPRGGGPLICNHRSNPRGQGPLTCNHHHPNPRGGGSLTWKHHRNPRGRGPLTWNCHHPNPRGRGPLTWNHHRNPRGRGPLTWNHHHPNPRGGGSLMWNHHRNPRGRGPLTCNHRRNPRGRAPLTCNHHHPNPRGGGSLTWNHHRNPRVRGPLTCNHHRNPRVRGPLTWNHHHPNPERRRAADVQPTPKPERPRAADVQPPPKLERRRAADVEPSSPEPERPRVADVEPPPKPERPRAADVEPSSPEPERPRATDVQPSPKPERQRAADMEPSPKPERPRAADMEPSSPEPERPRVGDVEPPPKPERQRAADVQPSPKPERPRAADVQPPPKPERRRAADVEPSSPEPERPRAADVQPPPKPERRRAADVQPSPKPERPRAADVQPSPKPERPRAADVEPSSPEPERPRAADVQPSPKPERPRAADVQPSPKPERRRAADVEPSSPEPERPRVADVEPPPKPERPRAADVQPSPKPERLRAADVQPPPKPERRRAADMQPPPKPERPRAADVQPSPKPERPRAADMEPSSPEPERQRAADVQPSLKPERPRAADVQPPPKPERPRAADVQPSPKPERPRAADMEPSSPEPERPRVADVQPSPKPERRRTADLQPSLKPERPRAADVQPTPKPERPRAADVQPSPKPERPRAVDVQPSPKPERPRATDVEPSSPEPERPRVADVQPSPKPERRRAADMEPSSPEPERPRVGDVEPSPKPPPKPERQRAADVQPSPKPERPRAADVQPTPKPERPRAADVQPSPKPERPRVADVQPSPKPERQRAADVQPSPKPERPKAADVQPSPKPKRPRATDVQPSSPEPKRRRATDVEPPPKPERRRAADVQPSPKPERPRAADVQPSPKPERPRAADVQPPPKPERPRAADVQPSPKPERPRAADMEPSSPEPERPRVADVQPSPKPERRRTADVQPSLKPERPRAADVQPTPKPERPRVVDVQPSPKPERPRVVDVQPSPKPERPRATDVEPSSPEPERPRVADVEPPPKPPPKPERQRAADVQPSLKPERPRAADVQPSPKPERPRAADVQPPPKPERPRAADVEPPPIPERPRAADVQPSPKPERPRAADMEPSSPEPERPRVADVQPSPKPERRRTADVQPSLKPERPRAADVQPTPKPERPRAADVQPSLKPERPRVVDVQPSPKPERPRATDVEPSSPEPERPRVGDVEPPPKPPPKPERQRAADVQPSLKPERQRAADMQPPPKPERPRAADVQPPPKPERRRAADVEPSSPEPERPRVADVEPPPKPERPRAADVQPSPRGGGPLTCNQHRNPRGGGSLTCNHRRNPRGGGPLTCNHRSNPRGQGPLTCNHHHPNPRGGGSLTWKHHRNPRGRGPLTWNCHHPNPRGRGPLTWNHHRNPRGLGPLTCNHHRNPRGGGPLTCNQHRNPRGGGSLTCNHRRNPRGGGPLTCNHRSNPRGQGPLTCNHHHPNPRGGGSLTWKHHRNPRGRGPLTWNCHHPNPRGRGPLTWNHHRNPRGLGPLTCNHHRNPRGGGPLTSNQHRNPRGRGPLMCNHRRNPRGRAPLTCNHHHPNPRGGGSLTWNHHRNPRVRGPLTCNHHRNPRVRGPLTWNHHHPNPKRQRAADVQPTPKPERPRAADVQPPPKPERRRAADMEPSSPEPERPRAADVQPSPKPARPRAADMQPSPKPERPRAADVQPSPKPERPRAADVQPSPKPERPRAADMEPSSPEPERPRAADVEPSSPEPKRRRVTDVEPPPKPERPRAADVQPTPKPERRRAADVEPSSPEPKRRRVADEPPPKPERPRAADVQPSPKPERPRAADVQPSPRGGGPLTCNQHRNPRGEGLLTCNHRRNPRGGGPLTCNQHRNPRGQGPLTWNHHHPNPRGRGPLTWNHHRNPRGGGSLTCNHRRNPRGGGPLTCNHRRNPRGRGPLTCNHHHPNPRGGGSLTWKHHRNPRGRGPLTWNRHHPNPRGRGPLTWNHHRNPRGGGSLTCNHRQNPRGGGPLTCNQHRNPRGRGPLTWNHHHPNPRGGGSLTWNHHRNPRVRGPLTWNHHHPNPERRRAADVQPTPKPERPRAADVQPSPKPEGPRAADMEPSSPEPKRRRVADVEPPPKPKGPRAADVHPPKPERRRAADVQPPPKPERPTAADVQPTPKPERPRAPDMEPPCKPRRPRAADVEPSSPEPKRRRVADVQPPPKPERPRAADVQPSPRGRGLLTCNQHRNPRGGAPLTCNHCQNPRGGGPLTWNRHHPNPRGRGPLTWNHRRNPRGGGPLTCSQHPRGLGPLTCNHHRNPRGEGLLTCNQHRNPRGRGPLTCNHHRNPRGGGALTCNHHRNPRGQGPLTCNHHHPNPRGGGSLTWNHHRNTRGRGPLTWNHHHPNPRGRWPLTWNHHRNPRGGGSLTCNHRRNPRGGGPLTCNHRRNPRGGGPLTWNHHHPNPRGGGSLTWNHHRNPRGRGPLTRNHHHPNPERQRVADVEPPPKPERPRAADVQPLPKPERRRAADVQPPPKPERPRAADVQPPPKPKRPRAADVQPPLKPERPRAADVEPSSPEPKRRRVTDMEPPPKPERPRAPDMEPPCKLRRPRVADVEPSSPEPKRRRVADVQPPPKPERPRAADVQPSPRGGGPLTCNHHRNPRGRGPLTCNQHRNPRGGGPLTCNHRRNPRGGGPLTCNHRRNPRGGGPLTCNHRRNPRGPGPLTYNHRRNPRGRGPLTCNHHHPNPRGGV, from the coding sequence tccaccctcagcggatgataatctcaagacacctcccttagctactcaggaggctgaggcagaaaaaacacccaaacccgagaggcggagggccgctgacgtgcaaccaacacCCGAGAGGCctagggccgctgacgtgcaaccatcaccgaaacccgagaggccgagggccgctgagatggaaccatcatcacccgaacccgagaggccgagggtcgctgacgtggaaccaccaccgaaacccgagaggcagagggccgctgacgtgcaaccatcaccgaaacccgagaggccgagggccgctgacgtgcaaccaacaccgaaacccgagaggccgagggccgctgacgtgcaaccaccaccgaaacccgagaggcggagggccgctgacgtggaaccatcatcacccgaacccgagaggccgagggtcgctgacgtggaaccaccaccgaaacccgagaggccgagggccgctgacgtgcaaccatcaccgagaggcggagggccgctgacgtgcaaccaacaccgaaacccgagaggcggagggtcACTGACATGCAaccatcgccgaaacccgagaggcggagggccgctgataTGCAACCATCGCAGTAACCCGAGAGGCCAAGGGCCCCTGACttgcaaccatcatcacccgaacccaagaggcggagggtcgctgacgtggaagcaccaccgaaacccgagaggccgagggccactGACATGGAACtgtcatcacccgaacccaagaggcagagggccgctgacgtggaaccaccaccgaaacccgagaggccgagggccgctgacatggaaccatcatcacccaaacccaagaggcggagggtcgctgatgtggaaccaccaccgaaacccgagaggcagggggccgctgacgtgcaaccatcgccgaaacccgagaggccgagcgcccctgacgtgcaaccatcatcacccgaacccaagaggcggagggtcgctgacgtggaaccaccaccgaaacccgagagtccgagggccgctgacgtgcaaccatcaccgaaacccgagagtccgagggccgctgacgtggaaccatcatcacccgaaccccgagaggcggagggccgctgacgtgcaaccaacaccgaaacccgagaggccgagggccgctgacgtgcaaccaccaccgaaactcgagaggcggagggccgctgacgtggaaccatcatcacctgaacccgagaggccgagggtcgctgacgtggaaccaccaccgaaacccgagaggccgagggccgctgacgtggaaccatcatcacctgaacccgagaggccgagggccactgatgtgcaaccatcaccgaaacccgagaggcagagggccgctgacatggaaccatcaccgaaacccgagaggccgagggctgctgacatggaaccatcatcacccgaacccgagaggccgagggtcggtgacgtggaaccaccaccgaaacccgagaggcagagggccgctgatgtgcaaccatcaccaaaacccgagaggccgagggccgctgacgtgcaaccaccaccgaaacccgagaggcggagggccgctgacgtggaaccatcatcacccgaacccgagaggccgagggccgctgacgtgcaaccaccaccgaaacccgagaggcggagggccgctgacgtgcaaccatcaccgaaacccgagaggccgagggccgctgacgtgcaaccatcgccgaaacctgagaggccgagggccgctgacgtggaaccatcatcacccgaacccgagaggccgagggccgctgacgtgcaaccatcaccgaaacccgagaggccgagggccgctgacgtgcaaccatcaccgaaacccgagaggcggagggccgctgacgtggaaccatcatcacctgaacccgagaggccgagggtcgctgacgtggaaccaccaccgaaacccgagaggccgagggccgctgacgtgcaaccatcaccgaaacccgagaggctgagggccgctgacgtgcaaccaccaccgaaacccgagaggcggagggccgctgacatgcaaccaccaccgaaacccgagaggccgagggccgctgacgtgcaaccatcaccgaaacccgagaggccgagggccgctgacatggaaccatcatcacccgaacccgagaggcagagggccgctgacgtgcaaccatcactgaaacccgagaggccgagggccgctgacgtgcaaccaccgccgaaacccgagaggccgagggccgctgacgtgcaaccatcaccgaaacccgagaggccgagggccgctgacatggaaccatcatcacccgaacccgagaggccgagggtcgctgacgtgcaaccatcaccgaaacccgagaggcggaggaccgCTGACTTGCAACCATcactgaaacccgagaggccgagggccgctgacgtgcaaccaacaccgaaacccgagaggccgagggccgctgacgtgcaaccatcgccgaaacccgagaggccaagGGCTGTtgacgtgcaaccatcgccgaaacccgagaggccgagggccactgacgtggaaccatcatcacccgaacccgagaggccgagggtcgctgacgtgcaaccatcaccgaaacccgagaggcggagggccgctgacatggaaccatcatcacccgaacccgagaggccgagggtcgGTGACGTGGAACCATCACCGAAACCaccaccgaaacctgagaggcagagggccgctgacgtgcaaccatcaccgaaacccgagaggccgagggccgctgacgtgcaaccaacaccgaaacccgagaggccgagggccgctgacgtgcaaccatcgccgaaacccgagaggccgagggtcgctgacgtgcaaccatcaccgaaaccggagaggcagagggccgctgacgtgcaaccatcaccgaaacccgagaggccgaaggccgctgacgtgcaaccatcgccgAAACCCAAGAGGCCGAGGgccactgacgtgcaaccatcatcacctgaacccaagaggcggagggccactgacgtggaaccaccaccgaaacccgagaggcggagggcagctgacgtgcaaccatcaccgaaacccgagaggccgagggccgctgatgtgcaaccatcgccgaaacccgagaggccgagggccgctgacgtgcaaccaccaccgaaacccgagaggccgagggccgctgacgtgcaaccatcaccgaaacctgagaggccgagggccgctgacatggaaccatcatcacccgaacccgagaggccgagggtcgctgacgtgcaaccatcaccgaaacccgagaggcggaggaccgctgacgtgcaaccatcactgaaacccgagaggccgagggccgctgacgtgcaaccaacaccgaaacccgagaggccgagggttgttgacgtgcaaccatcgccgaaacccgagaggccgagggttgttgacgtgcaaccatcgccgaaacccgagaggccgagggccactgacgtggaaccatcatcacccgaacccgagaggccgagggtcgctgacgtggaaccaccaccgaaaccaccaccgaaacccgagaggcagagggccgctgacgtgcaaccatcactgaaacccgagaggccgagggccgctgacgtgcaaccatcgccgaaacccgagaggccgagggccgctgacgtgcaaccaccaccgaaacccgagaggccgagggccgctgacgtggaaccaccaccgataCCCGAGAGGCcaagggccgctgacgtgcaaccatcaccgaaacctgagaggccgagggccgctgacatggaaccatcatcacccgaacccgagaGACCAAGggtcgctgacgtgcaaccatcaccgaaacccgagaggcggaggaccgctgacgtgcaaccatcactgaaacccgagaggccgagggccgctgacgtgcaaccaacaccgaaacccgagaggccgagggccgctgacgtgcagccATCGCTGAAACCCGAGAGGCCAAGGGTTGTtgacgtgcaaccatcgccgaaacccgagaggccgagggccactgacgtggaaccatcatcacccgaacccgagaggccgagggtcggtgacgtggaaccaccaccgaaaccacCACcaaaacctgagaggcagagggccgctgacgtgcaaccatcactgaaacccgagaggcagagggccgctgacatgcaaccaccaccgaaacccgagaggccaagggcggctgacgtgcaaccaccaccgaaacccgagaggcggagggccgctgacgtggaaccatcatcacccgaacccgagaggccgagggtcgctgacgtggaaccaccaccgaaacccgagaggccgagggccgctgacgtgcaaccatcaccgagaggcggagggccgctgacgtgcaaccaacaccgaaacccgagaggcggagggtcACTGACATGCAaccatcgccgaaacccgagaggcggagggccgctgacatgCAACCATCGCAGTAACCCGAGAGGCCAAGGGCCCCTGACttgcaaccatcatcacccgaacccaagaggcggagggtcgctgacgtggaagcaccaccgaaacccgagaggccgagggccactGACATGGAACtgtcatcacccgaacccaagaggcagagggccgctgacgtggaaccaccaccgaaacccgagaggcctaGGGCCACTGacatgcaaccatcaccgaaacccaagaggcggagggccgctgacgtgcaaccaacaccgaaacccgagaggcggagggtcACTGACATGCAaccatcgccgaaacccgagaggcggagggccgctgacgtgcaaccatcgcaGTAACCCGAGAGGCCAAGGGCCCCTGACttgcaaccatcatcacccgaacccaagaggcggagggtcgctgacgtggaagcaccaccgaaacccgagaggccgagggccactGACATGGAACtgtcatcacccgaacccaagaggcagagggccgctgacgtggaaccaccaccgaaacccgagaggcctaGGGCCACTGacatgcaaccatcaccgaaacccaagaggcggagggccgctgacgtccaaccaacaccgaaacccgagaggcagggGGCCGCTGATGTGCAaccatcgccgaaacccgagaggccgagcgcccctgacgtgcaaccatcatcacccgaacccaagaggcggagggtcgctgacgtggaaccaccaccgaaacccgagagtccgagggccgctgacgtgcaaccatcaccgaaacccgagagtccgagggccgctgacgtggaaccatcatcacccgaaccccaagaggcagagggccgctgacgtgcaaccaacaccgaaacccgagaggccgagggccgctgacgtgcaaccaccaccgaaacccgagaggcggagggccgctgacatggaaccatcatcacccgaacccgagaggccgagggccgctgacgtgcaaccatcaccgaaacccgcgAGGCCAAGGGCCGCTGacatgcaaccatcaccgaaacccgagaggccgagggccgctgacgtgcaaccatcaccgaaacccgagaggccgagggccgctgacgtgcaaccatcaccgaaacctgagaggccgagggccgctgacatggaaccatcatcacccgaacccgagaggccgagggccgctgacgtggaaccatcatcacccgaacccaagaggcggagggtcactgacgtggaaccaccaccgaaacccgagaggccgagggccgctgacgtgcaaccaacaccgaaacccgagaggcggagggccgctgacgtggaaccatcatcacccgaacccaagaggcggagggtcgctgacgaaccaccaccgaaacctgagaggccgagggccgctgacgtgcaaccatcaccgaaacccgagaggccgagggccgctgacgtgcaaccgtcaccgagaggcggagggccgctgacgtgcaaccaacaccgaaacccgagaggtgaAGGGctgctgacgtgcaaccatcgccgaaacccgagaggtggagggccgctgacgtgcaaccaacaccgaaacccgagaggccaagggccgctgacatggaaccatcatcacccgaacccaagaggcagagggccgctgacgtggaaccaccaccgaaacccgagaggcggagggtcACTGACATGCAaccatcgccgaaacccgagaggcggagggccgctgacgtgcaaccatcgccgaaacccgagaggccgagggccccTGACttgcaaccatcatcacccgaacccaagaggcggagggtcgctgacgtggaagcaccaccgaaacccgagaggccgagggccactGACATGGAACCGTCATCACccaaacccaagaggcagagggccgctgacatggaaccaccaccgaaacccgagaggcggagggtcgctgacgtgcaaccaccgtcaaaacccgagaggcggagggccgctgacgtgcaaccaacaccggaacccgagaggccgagggccgctgacatggaaccatcatcacccgaacccaagaggcggagggtcgctgacgtggaaccaccaccgaaacccgagagtccgagggccgctgacgtggaaccatcatcacccgaaccccgagaggcggagggccgctgacgtgcaaccaactccgaaacccgagaggccgagggccgctgacgtgcaaccatcgccgaaacccgaggggccgagggccgctgacatggaaccatcatcacccgaacccaagaggcggagggtcgctgacgtggaaccaccaccgaaacccaaggggccgagggccgctgacgtgcacccgccgaaacccgagaggcggagggccgctgatgTGCAACcaccgccgaaacccgagaggccgacggccgctgacgtgcaaccaacaccgaaacccgagaggccaagGGCCCCTGACATGGAACCACCATGcaaacccaggaggccgagggccgctgacgtggaaccatcatcacccgaacccaagaggcggagggtcgctgacgtgcaaccaccgccgaaacccgagaggccgagagccgctgacgtgcaaccatcaccgagaggccgagggctgctgacgtgcaaccaacaccgaaacccgagaggcggagcgccgctgacgtgcaaccactgccaaaacccgagaggcggagggccgctgacgtggaaccgtcatcacccgaacccaagaggccgagggccgctgacgtggaaccaccgccgaaacccgagaggcggagggccgctgacgtgcagccAACACCCGAGAGGCCTAGGgccactgacgtgcaaccatcaccgaaacccaaGAGGCGAAGGGCtgctgacgtgcaaccaacaccgaaacccgagaggccgagggccgctgacgtgcaaccatcaccgaaacccgagaggcggaggggcgctgacgtgcaaccaccaccgaaacccgagaggccaagGGCccctgacgtgcaaccatcatcacccgaacccaagaggcggagggtcgctgacgtggaaccaccaccgaaacacGAGAGGCCGTGGGCCACTgacatggaaccatcatcacccgaacccaagaggaagatggccgctgacgtggaaccaccaccgaaacccgagaggcggagggtcgctgacgtgcaaccaccgccgaaacccgagaggcggagggccgctgacgtgcaaccatcgccgaaacccgagaggcggagggccgctgacatggaaccatcatcacccgaacccaagaggcggagggtcgctgacgtggaaccaccaccgaaacccgagaggccgagggccactGACacggaaccatcatcacccgaatcccgagaggcagagggtcgctgacgtggaaccaccaccgaaacccgagaggccgagggccgctgacgtgcaaccattgccgaaacccgagaggcggagggccgctgacgtgcaaccaccaccgaaacccgagaggccgagggccgctgacgtgcaaccaccaccgaaacccaagaggccgagggccgctgacgtgcaaccaccactgaaacccgagaggccgagggccgctgacgtggaaccatcatcacccgaacccaagaggcggagggtcacTGAcatggaaccaccaccgaaacccgagaggccaagGGCCCCTGACATGGAACCACCATGCaaactcaggaggccgagggtcgctgacgtggaaccatcatcacccgaacccaagaggcggagggtcgctgacgtgcaaccaccgccgaaacccgagaggccgagggccgctgacgtgcaaccatcaccgagaggcggagggccgctgacgtgcaaccatcaccgaaaccccagaggccgagggccgctgacgtgcaaccaacaccgaaacccgagaggcggagggccactgacgtgcaaccaccgccgaaacccgagaggcggagggccgctgacgtgcaaccaccgccgaaacccgagaggcggagggccgctgacgtgcaaccaccgccgaaacccgagaggcccaGGGCCGCTGACGTACAACcaccgccgaaacccgagaggccgagggccgctgacgtgcaaccatcatcacccgaacccaagaggcggagtttGA